Proteins encoded within one genomic window of Gadus chalcogrammus isolate NIFS_2021 chromosome 6, NIFS_Gcha_1.0, whole genome shotgun sequence:
- the LOC130384503 gene encoding glycerol-3-phosphate acyltransferase 4-like — protein sequence MGLFFNPFNNLICILLGISLTVWFTMLLVFIIVPAIFGVSFGIRRLYMKTLLKVFKWATLRLERGAKEKNHLLYKPYSNAIIAREPTSLEQEIKEIRRSGSNRDLNSASEFEMSDIFYFARRGVESIMDDEVTKRFSAEELQSWNLLTRSNYNFHYISLRLTVLWGLGLLIRYGFLLPLRVTLAFTGVGLLVFLTSIVGLLPNGRVKNYLSEKVHLMCYRICVRALTAIITYHDSENKPKNGGICVANHTSPIDVIILASDGCYAMVGQIHGGLMGVIQRSMVKACPHIWFERSEVKDRHLVAKRLSDHAEDKSKLPILIFPEGTCINNTSVMMFKKGSFEIEAKVYPVAIKYDPRFGDAFWNSSKYGMVSYLLRMMSSWAIVCSVWYLPPMFREEGEDAVQFANRVKAAIARQGGLVDLLWDGGLKRGKVKDTFKEEQQKLYSKILVGAQEDRSRS from the exons ATGGGGCTCTTCTTCAACCCCTTCAACAACTTGATATGCATTCTCCTGGGCATCTCCCTCACCGTGTGGTTCACCATGctcctcgtcttcatcatcGTGCCGGCCATCTTTGGGGTGTCGTTTGGAATCCGACGGCTCTACATGAAAACATTACTGAAGGTCTTTAAG TGGGCGACGCTTCGGTTAGAGAGGGGCGCCAAGGAGAAGAACCATCTGCTGTACAAACCCTACTCAAATG ccatCATCGCCCGGGAGCCCACCTCCCTGGAGCAGGAGATCAAGGAGATCCGCCGCAGCGGCTCCAACCGCGACCTCAACTCGGCCTCGGAGTTCGAGATGTCAGACATCTTCTACTTTGCGCGCCGCGGCGTGGAGAGCATCATGGACGACGAGGTGACCAAGCGCTTCAGCGCCGAGGAGCTCCAGTCCTGGAACCTGCTGACCCGCAGCAACTACaacttccactacatcagcctgcGGCTCACCGTGCTGTGGGGCCTGGGCCTGCTCATCCGCTACGGCTTCCTGCTGCCGCTCAG GGTCACGCTGGCCTTCACTGGGGTTGGTCTCCTGGTGTTCCTCACCTCCATCGTGGGACTGCTTCCCAATGGCAG GGTGAAGAACTACCTGAGCGAGAAGGTGCACCTCATGTGCTACAGGATATGCGTCCGTGCGCTGACCGCCATCATTACCTACCACGAcag CGAGAACAAACCCAAGAACGGAGGAATCTGTGTGGCCAACCACACCTCGCCTATCGACGTCATCATCCTGGCCAGCGACGGATGCTACGCCATG GTGGGTCAGATCCAcggggggctgatgggggtcATCCAGCGGTCTATGGTCAAAGCCTGCCCACACATTTGGTTTGAACGCTCTGAAGTCAAAGACCGCCATCTAGTGGCCAAAAG GCTAAGTGACCATGCAGAGGATAAGTCCAAGTTGCCTATTCTCATTTTCCCAGAAG GGACATGCATCAACAACACCTCAGTCATGATGTTCAAGAAAGGCAGTTTTGAGATTGAGGCCAAAGTCTACCCTGTAGCCATCAAG TATGATCCCCGATTTGGAGATGCCTTCTGGAACAGCAGCAAGTACGGCATGGTCAGCTACCTGCTGCGGATGATGAGCAGCTGGGCCATCGTGTGCAGCGTGTGGTACCTGCCCCCAATGTTCAGAGAG gaaggggaggatgCCGTGCAGTTCGCCAACCGAGTGAAAGCTGCCATCGCCAGGCAAGGAGGACTAGTAGACCTACTCTG GGACGGAGGGCTGAAGCGGGGGAAGGTAAAGGATACCTTcaaggaggagcagcagaagcTGTACAGCAAAATCCTGGTGGGAGCCCAAGAGGACCGCAGCCGCTCCTGA